DNA sequence from the Marinilongibacter aquaticus genome:
ACCGAGGCATTCACGGCCATGAATACGGCTTTGGCCAACGACGGGATCATTGTACATGTGCCCGACAACGTGGAAGTGGAATTGCCCATTATTCTGCGAATGGTATCGGATACCCGCGAAGAGCAAGTGGCGGCTGTCATTCGCAATTTGGTGATTGTGGGAAAACAAGCGAAAGTGAAAATTGCCGAATCGTACCGTTCTTTTGGCGATAAGGCGTCTTTTGTGAACACACTCACCGAAGTGATGGTCAGCGAAGAGGCTCACGTCGATTATTATAAAGTACAAGACGAAAGCGACCTCAACTATCATGTGGGTACAACCAATGTATATCAGAAAGACAAGAGTTATTTCTATTCGGCCACTGTGACAATAAACGGTGGTTTCGTACGGAATAATTTGAATTTGACATTGGACGGAGAATACATCGATAGTTACATGTACGGATTGTACGTGCCGAACGAAAACCAGCATGTAGACAACCATACCGTGGCCGATCACCGCAAACCGAATTCGATTTCGAATGAACTTTACAAAGGGATTTTGATGGACAGTTCGACTGGTGTTTTCAACGGAAAGATTTTTGTGCGTGAAGATGCTCAGAAAACAAATGCCTATCAGAATTGCCGAAATGTAGTGACTTCGGATAAGGCGACCATGAACACCAAACCTCAACTCGAGATCTGGGCCGATGATGTGAAATGCTCGCACGGAACCACGACAGGTAAGTTGAACGACGAAGCCATTTTCTATATGCGATCGCGTGGTATACCCAAAGAGGAAGCCATCAGGTTGCAATTGTTGGCCTTTGCAGAAGATGTGGTCTCGCAAATCAAGATTGATAAAGTCCGCGAATTTTTAGCAGGAAGAATTAAAGCAAAGCTGGGTTGATCCCAGCTTTTTCTTTAGCTCAAAAGCCAAAATGTGGCGGCAAGATTTTCAAACAATTGATTACCTTTGAGGGTTTGTAAACCTATTTAATATAATCAGAATGCAAAAAGTAATTGTAAGCATCATGGCCATAGCCTTTTTGGCTTCATGTGGCTCTAACCAATCTGAAGAGAACGCAACGGAAGAAGTAGCAGAAACCGCTCCTGAGTGGGTAGACCTTTTCGATGGCACCTCTTTCGACAACTGGCACATCTACAACCATCCCGGTGAGCCCGTATCTGGCAAGTGGACTATCGAAGACAAAACGTTGGTGTTCAACCCTGAAGGAGAAAGCGAGTGGAAAGTAAACGACCTCGTAACCGACAAATCTTTCGAAAATTTCGAATTGATGTTGGAGTGGAATATCCAAGAAGGTGGAAACAGCGGTATTTTTTATGAAGTACACGAAGACAGCACCTTGCATACGCCGTATTTGAGCTCACCAGAGATTCAGGTTTTGGACGATGAAAACCACCCAGATGCTAAACAAGGAAAAGACGGAAACCGTATGGCGGGTTCTTTGTACGATATGATCCCTTCTGCTTCAAAAGCAAACCCTGCTGGCGAATGGAACGAAGTGCGTATGGTGAAAAAGGACAACCATGTAGAAATTTACCAAAACGGTACTTTGGCGGTAGAATATACAGAACGCACACCAGAATGGGATGCCATGGTAGAAGGCAGCAAATTCAAGGGCTGGGAGCATTTCGGCAAGTACAGCTCAGGCTTGATCGGTTTGCAAGATCACGGCAACGTGGTGAAATTCAGAAACATCAAAGTGAAAGAATTGTAAGATTCTTTAAACGAGTCATATACAGGCCGGCACGCCACAGCGTGCCGGCCTGTCCTTTTAAAAAGGCCCATAAAAGCCAACTTATTTAGAATTTTTCTAAACCAAAAAGCAAAAGCCATTGTTTAGCAATGGAGAGAACAAAGGCCATAATTATGCACCAAGATTTTGTTGAGCAGATAAGAAAAGATTTTCCCATTCTGGAGCAGAAAATAAACGGGAAACCGCTGATTTATTTCGACAACGCGGCCACCACACAAAAGCCCAAACAGGTGATCGATGCTCTTACCGATTACTATTCGGGTTACAATGCCAATATTCACCGTGGAATACACCATTTGGCCGAAAAGGCTACGTCGGCTTTCGAAGAGACCAGAAAGGCCATTGCTCGATTTTTGAATGCTGAAAGCAGTGATGAAATTGTATTCACCTACGGCACGACAGACGGCATTAATCTGGTCGCCAACACCTACGGCGAAGCATTTTTGTCTGAGGGCGATGAGATAATTATCAGCACGATGGAGCACCACAGCAATATTGTGCCCTGGCAGATGCTTTGCGAGAAAAAGGGTTGTGTGTTGAAAGTAATACCGATGAGTGATGCAGGAGAGCTTTTGATGGATGAATATGACAAGCTTTTGAGCGAACGAACAAAGATTGTATCGGTTGTGTATGCCTCGAATGCCCTCGGCACGGTCAATCCCATTCGCGAAATTATCGAAAAAGCCCATGCATATGGAGCGGTGACTTTGGTGGATGCGGCTCAGGCTACATCGCATATCCGAATCGATGTGCAAGATTTGGATGTTGATTTCCTTTGCATGTCGGCCCATAAATTGTACGGGCCCACAGGAATGGGGGCATTGTACGGCAAACGTGCACTGCTCGATAAAATGCCACCTTGGCGTGGTGGCGGAGAAATGATAAAAGAGGTAACATTTGCCAAAACCACCTACAACGAATTGCCGTATAAGT
Encoded proteins:
- the sufD gene encoding Fe-S cluster assembly protein SufD produces the protein MSEKNLQSQIESEFKALESSLNGQAQESFNQRRIQAISNFKSLGIPTTKHEEWKYSNLRSLAKQEFNFHPKSDISAEELDSFHLPELEGIVLYFINGVYHPEFSTLDQAEGKVQVMTFQQAQKENPELLNTHYGKYSDNETEAFTAMNTALANDGIIVHVPDNVEVELPIILRMVSDTREEQVAAVIRNLVIVGKQAKVKIAESYRSFGDKASFVNTLTEVMVSEEAHVDYYKVQDESDLNYHVGTTNVYQKDKSYFYSATVTINGGFVRNNLNLTLDGEYIDSYMYGLYVPNENQHVDNHTVADHRKPNSISNELYKGILMDSSTGVFNGKIFVREDAQKTNAYQNCRNVVTSDKATMNTKPQLEIWADDVKCSHGTTTGKLNDEAIFYMRSRGIPKEEAIRLQLLAFAEDVVSQIKIDKVREFLAGRIKAKLG
- a CDS encoding 3-keto-disaccharide hydrolase, which encodes MQKVIVSIMAIAFLASCGSNQSEENATEEVAETAPEWVDLFDGTSFDNWHIYNHPGEPVSGKWTIEDKTLVFNPEGESEWKVNDLVTDKSFENFELMLEWNIQEGGNSGIFYEVHEDSTLHTPYLSSPEIQVLDDENHPDAKQGKDGNRMAGSLYDMIPSASKANPAGEWNEVRMVKKDNHVEIYQNGTLAVEYTERTPEWDAMVEGSKFKGWEHFGKYSSGLIGLQDHGNVVKFRNIKVKEL
- a CDS encoding cysteine desulfurase, with the protein product MERTKAIIMHQDFVEQIRKDFPILEQKINGKPLIYFDNAATTQKPKQVIDALTDYYSGYNANIHRGIHHLAEKATSAFEETRKAIARFLNAESSDEIVFTYGTTDGINLVANTYGEAFLSEGDEIIISTMEHHSNIVPWQMLCEKKGCVLKVIPMSDAGELLMDEYDKLLSERTKIVSVVYASNALGTVNPIREIIEKAHAYGAVTLVDAAQATSHIRIDVQDLDVDFLCMSAHKLYGPTGMGALYGKRALLDKMPPWRGGGEMIKEVTFAKTTYNELPYKFEAGTPNIADVIALKTALDYVENIGLEKIAAHEQELLDYATESLKGISGLKIVGEAADKVSVISFVMDGIHPQDIGVILDQQGIAIRTGHHCTQPLMQRLGIVGTSRASFAVYNTKAEIDGLVAGLHKAKKFLL